One genomic segment of Pseudorasbora parva isolate DD20220531a chromosome 6, ASM2467924v1, whole genome shotgun sequence includes these proteins:
- the zgc:113423 gene encoding BEN domain-containing protein 2 isoform X1, with the protein MSVHVNRGRSVLCGLKAEAEEENLESMDNDSTAVMRSRGPSPISDSMVSEADDDVLINEITHEIPCDSHEAESVISTEIYGADLQRTLGEILAYCQVTYGAILKLDEKFEMLQAKVASIQNPAILSQRTHLSSSYRDSCQAKSDALINSNSSMPRLVHISSTSPLPSVESWKPPALSPGPEVPSPPRLVIQHQGRATAPTHTAQEPLSMNKMSLMQHLERLKSTAEISSETSDTASTADLSRMSCLGSSDRKVFLSNCILQRAGKMARPGAAVRYLTRNIFTVEELSQSSTTGNPTRRLKRLDPNKINAIREWAVKRYPKFDLRERGKDWKICLSVINSMARYYRFMDKTRKLKIEESVKPEKQASVRSESAPTTAVACVATAEIDVELSDSDTEQKQQEVPMSHITEEYDMPADWESNSVYLGPPHRDVKVPGFALSAAHLRTRPELIARYLIKFIFPEDVLVRSNVYGGMRRGIQALDHNKISALREHLLERFPWMKLEEDGSDWKVCVGAINSTIRKFRYERKMGIKRGIR; encoded by the exons ATGTCTGTACACG TTAACAGAGGGAGAAGTGTTTTGTGTGGTTTGAAGGCTGAGGCAGAAGAGGAGAATCTAGAGAGCATGGACAATGACAGCACAGCAGTGATGAGATCCAGAGGCCCCAGTCCCATCAGTGACAGTATG GTGTCCGAGGCGGATGATGATGTTCTCATAAATGAAATCACACATGAAATACCATGTGATTCACATGAG GCAGAGAGTGTCATTTCGACTGAGATATATGGAGCTGATTTGCAAAGAACTCTGGGAGAGATTCTTGCATACTGTCAG GTTACATATGGAGCCATTCTGAAACTCGATGAGAAGTTTGAGATGCTCCAGGCGAAAGTAGCAAGCATCCAAAATCCAGCTATCCTCTCTCAG AGGACACATTTGTCATCCAGCTACAGAGACAGTTGCCAGGCGAAGTCTGATGCCTTGATCAATTCTAATTCGTCGATGCCCCGTCTTGTTCATATTTCTTCAACGTCTCCCCTTCCATCTGTGGAGAGTTGGAAACCTCCTGCCCTCTCTCCCGGCCCAGAGGTGCCCAGCCCTCCACGACTTGTTATCCAGCACCAGGGCAGGGCCACAGCACCAACCCACACAGCACAAGAACCTCTCAGCATGAATAAAATGAGTCTAATGCAACATCTGGAGCGACTGAAGAGTACAGCTGAAATCAGCTCAGAGACCAGCGACACAGCTTCAACTGCAGACCTTTCTAGGATGA GTTGTCTGGGTAgctctgatagaaaggtgttcCTGTCAAACTGTATCCTACAGAGGGCTGGTAAAATGGCACGCCCTGGTGCAGCGGTACGGTACCTCACAAGAAACATTTTCACAGTGGAGGAACTTTCTCAAAGCAGCACCACTGGAAACCCAACCAGACGCCTAAAGAGACTCGACCCAAACAAGATCAATGCCATCAGAG AGTGGGCAGTAAAGAGATACCCAAAATTTGATCTtcgagagagaggaaaagacTGGAAaatttgtctgtctgtaattAACTCAATGGCCCGCTACTATCGGTTCATGGACAAGACACGGAAG CTAAAGATTGAAGAAAGTGTAAAACCTGAGAAGCAAGCATCAGTGAGATCAGAGTCAGCACCTACTacagcagttgcgtgtgtagcgACTGCAGAGATTGACGTTGAACTGTCTGACAGCGacaccgagcagaaacagcagGAGGTGCCGATGAGCCACATCACAGAAGAATACGACATGCCTGCTGACTGGGAATCTAACAGCG TGTATCTCGGCCCCCCTCATCGGGATGTGAAGGTTCCTGGGTTTGCCTTGTCTGCTGCACATCTGCGAACACGTCCTGAGCTTATCGCACGATATCTCATTAAATTCATCTTCCCAGAGGATGTGCTGGTACGCAGTAATGTTTATGGTGGCATGCGGCGTGGCATTCAGGCTCTCGACCACAACAAGATCTCTGCACTGCGAG AGCACCTGTTGGAGCGTTTTCCCTGGATGAAGCTGGAGGAAGATGGAAGCGACTGGAAGGTTTGCGTAGGCGCTATAAACAGCACCATCCGCAAGTTTCGATACGAGCGCAAAATGGGCATAAAGAGAGGAATACGCTAG
- the zgc:113423 gene encoding BEN domain-containing protein 2 isoform X2, with protein MVSEADDDVLINEITHEIPCDSHEAESVISTEIYGADLQRTLGEILAYCQVTYGAILKLDEKFEMLQAKVASIQNPAILSQRTHLSSSYRDSCQAKSDALINSNSSMPRLVHISSTSPLPSVESWKPPALSPGPEVPSPPRLVIQHQGRATAPTHTAQEPLSMNKMSLMQHLERLKSTAEISSETSDTASTADLSRMSCLGSSDRKVFLSNCILQRAGKMARPGAAVRYLTRNIFTVEELSQSSTTGNPTRRLKRLDPNKINAIREWAVKRYPKFDLRERGKDWKICLSVINSMARYYRFMDKTRKLKIEESVKPEKQASVRSESAPTTAVACVATAEIDVELSDSDTEQKQQEVPMSHITEEYDMPADWESNSVYLGPPHRDVKVPGFALSAAHLRTRPELIARYLIKFIFPEDVLVRSNVYGGMRRGIQALDHNKISALREHLLERFPWMKLEEDGSDWKVCVGAINSTIRKFRYERKMGIKRGIR; from the exons ATG GTGTCCGAGGCGGATGATGATGTTCTCATAAATGAAATCACACATGAAATACCATGTGATTCACATGAG GCAGAGAGTGTCATTTCGACTGAGATATATGGAGCTGATTTGCAAAGAACTCTGGGAGAGATTCTTGCATACTGTCAG GTTACATATGGAGCCATTCTGAAACTCGATGAGAAGTTTGAGATGCTCCAGGCGAAAGTAGCAAGCATCCAAAATCCAGCTATCCTCTCTCAG AGGACACATTTGTCATCCAGCTACAGAGACAGTTGCCAGGCGAAGTCTGATGCCTTGATCAATTCTAATTCGTCGATGCCCCGTCTTGTTCATATTTCTTCAACGTCTCCCCTTCCATCTGTGGAGAGTTGGAAACCTCCTGCCCTCTCTCCCGGCCCAGAGGTGCCCAGCCCTCCACGACTTGTTATCCAGCACCAGGGCAGGGCCACAGCACCAACCCACACAGCACAAGAACCTCTCAGCATGAATAAAATGAGTCTAATGCAACATCTGGAGCGACTGAAGAGTACAGCTGAAATCAGCTCAGAGACCAGCGACACAGCTTCAACTGCAGACCTTTCTAGGATGA GTTGTCTGGGTAgctctgatagaaaggtgttcCTGTCAAACTGTATCCTACAGAGGGCTGGTAAAATGGCACGCCCTGGTGCAGCGGTACGGTACCTCACAAGAAACATTTTCACAGTGGAGGAACTTTCTCAAAGCAGCACCACTGGAAACCCAACCAGACGCCTAAAGAGACTCGACCCAAACAAGATCAATGCCATCAGAG AGTGGGCAGTAAAGAGATACCCAAAATTTGATCTtcgagagagaggaaaagacTGGAAaatttgtctgtctgtaattAACTCAATGGCCCGCTACTATCGGTTCATGGACAAGACACGGAAG CTAAAGATTGAAGAAAGTGTAAAACCTGAGAAGCAAGCATCAGTGAGATCAGAGTCAGCACCTACTacagcagttgcgtgtgtagcgACTGCAGAGATTGACGTTGAACTGTCTGACAGCGacaccgagcagaaacagcagGAGGTGCCGATGAGCCACATCACAGAAGAATACGACATGCCTGCTGACTGGGAATCTAACAGCG TGTATCTCGGCCCCCCTCATCGGGATGTGAAGGTTCCTGGGTTTGCCTTGTCTGCTGCACATCTGCGAACACGTCCTGAGCTTATCGCACGATATCTCATTAAATTCATCTTCCCAGAGGATGTGCTGGTACGCAGTAATGTTTATGGTGGCATGCGGCGTGGCATTCAGGCTCTCGACCACAACAAGATCTCTGCACTGCGAG AGCACCTGTTGGAGCGTTTTCCCTGGATGAAGCTGGAGGAAGATGGAAGCGACTGGAAGGTTTGCGTAGGCGCTATAAACAGCACCATCCGCAAGTTTCGATACGAGCGCAAAATGGGCATAAAGAGAGGAATACGCTAG